One window from the genome of Gemmatimonadaceae bacterium encodes:
- a CDS encoding Flp family type IVb pilin: MQDMRYVKSFLSNEDGLAVTEYGLLLALVAVAVIAVVKAFGQQLQSIFTTSTSSLAAP; the protein is encoded by the coding sequence ATGCAGGACATGCGGTATGTGAAGAGTTTTCTGAGCAATGAAGACGGGCTCGCGGTAACGGAGTACGGGCTGCTCCTCGCGCTCGTGGCGGTCGCGGTCATCGCCGTGGTGAAGGCGTTCGGCCAGCAATTGCAGAGCATCTTCACGACGTCGACGAGCAGCCTCGCCGCGCCTTGA
- a CDS encoding Flp family type IVb pilin, with protein MQRVVQFLKNEDGLAVTEYGLLLALVAVAVIAVIKTFRDQLKSIFTTATSSLAAP; from the coding sequence ATGCAGCGCGTCGTCCAGTTTCTGAAGAATGAAGATGGTCTGGCCGTGACGGAGTACGGTCTGCTCCTCGCGCTCGTGGCCGTCGCCGTGATCGCCGTCATCAAGACGTTCCGCGATCAGCTGAAGTCGATCTTCACGACCGCCACCAGCAGCCTCGCGGCGCCCTGA
- a CDS encoding DUF3618 domain-containing protein — translation MAETTADVRRDIELTRERMSSTLAELEQKLNMMQLVKDHPWPAIALAVGAGVLLSGSGADIKAAAVTATATKGASSKVGSALDDMVATLLSGVHQAFDQRVTSWVDELKGAIGAPRTSGSSGVAARAD, via the coding sequence ATGGCTGAAACAACGGCTGACGTCCGGCGCGACATCGAGCTGACCCGCGAGCGGATGTCGAGCACGCTGGCCGAGCTCGAGCAGAAGCTCAACATGATGCAGCTGGTGAAGGATCATCCGTGGCCGGCGATCGCGCTGGCTGTGGGCGCGGGTGTGTTGCTCAGCGGATCGGGCGCGGACATCAAGGCGGCGGCGGTCACCGCGACGGCCACGAAGGGCGCGAGCAGCAAGGTCGGCTCGGCGCTCGACGACATGGTGGCCACGTTGTTGTCCGGCGTGCATCAAGCGTTCGATCAGCGCGTCACGAGCTGGGTGGACGAGCTCAAGGGCGCGATCGGTGCGCCGCGTACGTCCGGCTCGTCTGGGGTCGCGGCGCGAGCAGACTGA